In the Gammaproteobacteria bacterium genome, one interval contains:
- a CDS encoding IS6 family transposase gives MTEHDHTPNSLRKKICDTTHFPPEVILMGVRWYLAYPLSTRHVEELMEERGVNVDHATINRWVIKYSPQLEDEFHRRKRPVWVSWRLDETSIKVRGLWVYLYRAVDKTGQTIDFLLTEKRDQKAAKRFLAKAIGRNGTPEKINIDKSGANAAAIVSYNAEHGTTLTIRKCNYLNNIIEQDHRGVKRITRPMLGFKSFDAAQSTLAGIELMHMIKKKQMRLEEEEQGLSAAEQFYALASYSSSQVN, from the coding sequence ATGACCGAGCATGATCATACTCCAAATAGCCTACGGAAGAAAATTTGCGACACTACCCATTTTCCCCCAGAGGTCATTCTCATGGGCGTCCGATGGTATTTAGCCTACCCGCTGAGCACGCGCCACGTCGAAGAGCTCATGGAAGAACGCGGGGTCAACGTGGATCACGCCACCATCAACCGTTGGGTGATCAAGTACAGCCCGCAGCTCGAGGACGAATTCCACCGCCGCAAGCGTCCCGTTTGGGTGAGCTGGCGCCTCGACGAGACCTCTATCAAAGTCAGGGGCCTGTGGGTCTATCTCTATCGCGCAGTGGATAAGACGGGGCAAACGATTGATTTCCTGCTCACCGAGAAGCGCGATCAAAAGGCGGCCAAGAGGTTTTTGGCTAAGGCGATCGGCCGCAATGGTACGCCGGAGAAGATTAACATCGACAAGAGTGGCGCGAATGCCGCCGCCATCGTCAGCTACAATGCTGAGCATGGGACGACCCTCACGATCCGCAAATGCAACTATCTCAATAATATCATCGAGCAGGACCACCGGGGCGTCAAGCGGATCACACGACCCATGTTGGGATTCAAATCCTTCGACGCAGCTCAGAGTACCCTCGCCGGCATCGAGCTGATGCACATGATTAAGAAGAAGCAGATGAGGCTTGAGGAGGAAGAACAAGGCCTCAGTGCGGCCGAACAGTTCTACGCTCTGGCCTCCTATAGTTCCTCGCAAGTGAATTGA